The stretch of DNA gcccccaCCCGCGTCTCCCAGGTGAGCGAACGACCGAACCCGATCTCATCATCGCTCCGTGAGTACGCACGCGGGATGAAGGTACAAGGGGCGGTACAGGCCGCACCCACGGCtgcgcatcgcgtcgcgtccagcgGTCGCccggcgttcgcgttcggATAGGACGATCTTCCGGAACCTTCCCCCGACACCGATCCGCGCGGACGGACTGACCGAACACCGCCCCTCCCGCCACGTCCGTCCACCGCAGGCCGTTCCCAAGGGCCTCGGAAGCGTCTCGCTCCCcacccctcgccgcggcgatgccctcgTGACGCGcaactccgccgccgccggcgccggcggcatgGCCGAGGACCCGTACAAGGTGCTCGGGGTCAAGGAGGGCACGccgggcgacgagctcgccaaggtgATCAACCGCAAGAAGCTGCTCTACAAGACCGAGCCCGAGAAGCTCAAGCAGATGGAGGACGCGTACGAGCAGATCGTTcaggcgtccctcgccgccaggCTCCGCGGTGACATGTCCGGGGTGTCCGAGTCGGCTCGCAAGAACGACCTCGCGCCTTCGCTCTTCGGACCCTGGGCGCCGATACCTTCGGAGGCGCCGCTCAAGGACAAGAAGGTGAACATCGccatctccgtcgccgccgtcctcttCGTGTGGTTCACCCCGGGGACCATTCGCACGATCCAGCCCATCATCTACGCCACCATCTTCCACGCCTTCCGCATGTTCATGAAGCTGGTGGACGTGGACCCCGGGCCCTCCGCGAAcatcgatcgcgacgcggcgaccaagCACAACAACAAGAGGTTCTTCCGCGCCTTCGCGCTGGTGATGGGCACGTTCGCGGTGTCCCTCGGAATCACGTATTGGATCCCCAACATGATCTTCGAGACGTTCAGGTTGCAGGTGCCGGTGTGGTATCTCCTCAACCAGGAGGTCTTCGTCTCtgtcatcgtcggcggctgccTCGCTTACCTCACCTGCTTCTACCGCTAaacggcgcgcggggtgtgGAGCTGGAGCGGAGTAGAGAGGACGTGACGCGGAGGGATGATCTGTTGTTAGGCGGGGCGTGTATATAGTAGGCATCGAGGAGGTATTCTAGAGGAGAGGTCGGAATGGGTCCGAGGAGGTACATACTTAGTAAGGCGAGGGAGACTCTCGCTTTTTTCTCAAAACGAAAAAGGATGAAGAaacgcaccgcgccgcgacaCACGTCACGCCCACCGACGTCGACATGTTCTcatcgctcgcgtcgtcttcGGTTCTTTCGCTCGCGACCGCCCCGAACGTCGGGGgaggtcgtcgtctccggcccgcccgcgggttcgcgcgcgatACGCCGTTTccgatccgcggcgcgacgcttcTCGTCCCGTCCGATGTTtctcgcctcgtcctcgcccgagcctccgacgtccgcgagggggATTACGCCTCCGAGGATTCctacgacggggacgacgacggcgcgtgggaGGGGATGAGCTCCAGTCGGAACCGAAGCGCGACGGTCATTCGCAccgcgggtcgcgacgaCATGTACCTGGAGGTGGACCTCCCCGCCCATAACATGGGAATAACCTTCACCTGCGGACCCGACGCCACGATAGCGATGGTCGAGAAGGTGCGGCAggacagcgccgcggagcaggcggGCATCGAAATCGGTGACATCCTCTTCTCCTGctccgccgtcgagctcACCGGCTCCGATACTCCCGTGGTCGTCGGGGACTCGGAGGGAACCGACACGCACTGGAGGCGGATCGACAACTTCAGGTGCCTCGGCCAGCCGTTCGACGTCCAGATGGCCGCGTTCAACTCGaccgccatcgtcgacgcggggttCAAGCACAGGATCGTCCGCGCGATATTCAGGCGGGACGTCAACCCCGACGGGCGATCGAGGGCCAGTCGCCTCGACGAGATGCTCGGCGATGAGAAAGCCGCGACTGATGACCCGACGGAAAAAGACGCCGAGACGTCCGTGGCCAAACTCGTGAGCGAGTCCTGGAAAGACATCGTCTCCGCGGTCACGATTGAGGGATTCGGCGAACTCTTGTTCAAGTCGCTGTTCCGACACGATTGGGATCTGGTCCGGCTCTTTCCGTTCAGGGACTGCGAGAGCTGGGAGGAGGTGAGGGCGCACCCAAAGTTTCAGTCTCACGCCGTCAACGTAGCCGGCGCAATCGACAAAGCCGTGTCCCTGCTCGGGAACTCGTCCGAGCTGGTGCCCGTGCTCCGGGGGCTGGGAGAGAGGCACCACGGctacggcgtcgaggaggagcactACGACCTCCTGGGCtcggcgctgctcgaggctCTCGAGGAAGGCACCGCGCTCTCGGGGGTATCCCCGGGGGGCAGGGGTTGGACGcgggagctcggcgacgcgtggacCGAAACTTGGGcaaccgtcgccgcgaccatGAAGGGCGATCTGTACGGAACCAGCCCGAGGTgagacgaggacgcggaggaaaCGACGGAAACGAACGAAGACGGACGAAGGGGGAAGACGGACGAAGGGGAAAGACGAACGAACGACGAGCGGACCATCGAAGATTTCAATCGCACGATTCATTTTACATCAATTCGAAACGCCGCGCTAAGATTTTAGTTGAACCTCCAGGATATGAGACCCATGCTGGGCAGCTCGGCGAACCCCGACGGGGTCCCATcctccgagcgcgcgcacgacccgtccgtcccgtccggtgacgcgtcgatgAACTGCTTCCCCGGGACGTCAGACTCGATAGCCTccgccccgagcgccgccgcgttgagtCCGTCTTCGAGCAACCCCAAGCCGCGACGAAGCGAAAACGACGAAGCGGTCCCAACCccggcctgcgcggcgggcCTACGCGGCCCGCCCatccccgccaccgcgtccccgccctTCGCCGTCAACTGCGCCTTCTCCTCTTCCctggccttctcctcctgcGTCACTAACATGGCAATCTTTCCCCCGCTGAACTGTTTCTCCTCCGGGAACATCTCGTCATTGAGCAGCCTGTTCA from Micromonas commoda chromosome 3, complete sequence encodes:
- a CDS encoding predicted protein codes for the protein MAEDPYKVLGVKEGTPGDELAKVINRKKLLYKTEPEKLKQMEDAYEQIVQASLAARLRGDMSGVSESARKNDLAPSLFGPWAPIPSEAPLKDKKVNIAISVAAVLFVWFTPGTIRTIQPIIYATIFHAFRMFMKLVDVDPGPSANIDRDAATKHNNKRFFRAFALVMGTFAVSLGITYWIPNMIFETFRLQVPVWYLLNQEVFVSVIVGGCLAYLTCFYR
- a CDS encoding predicted protein, whose protein sequence is MFSSLASSSVLSLATAPNVGGGRRLRPARGFARDTPFPIRGATLLVPSDVSRLVLARASDVREGDYASEDSYDGDDDGAWEGMSSSRNRSATVIRTAGRDDMYLEVDLPAHNMGITFTCGPDATIAMVEKVRQDSAAEQAGIEIGDILFSCSAVELTGSDTPVVVGDSEGTDTHWRRIDNFRCLGQPFDVQMAAFNSTAIVDAGFKHRIVRAIFRRDVNPDGRSRASRLDEMLGDEKAATDDPTEKDAETSVAKLVSESWKDIVSAVTIEGFGELLFKSLFRHDWDLVRLFPFRDCESWEEVRAHPKFQSHAVNVAGAIDKAVSLLGNSSELVPVLRGLGERHHGYGVEEEHYDLLGSALLEALEEGTALSGVSPGGRGWTRELGDAWTETWATVAATMKGDLYGTSPR